The Raphanus sativus cultivar WK10039 chromosome 6, ASM80110v3, whole genome shotgun sequence sequence CTATATTCTGGATTGGGTATATTACGTATTCTAGGCAAATccgaaaaaaatggaaacttccattttctgTTTTAGAAGTTTCCTAAATCTAACCTAAAAATCTTGGAAAATATTTTCTTGATATCCCACGTTTTCCTCCTCCTCCCACGATCcccttctctttgttttttgtgtttatcgcggccttctcttctcttctctcttctctcttctctctttctctcttccctCTTCTCTCTATCAACATGGTTCTAATATATGTCAAATCTGGTGAATGGATGTCTAGTTCCAGCGAGGAGTGGAGTTTCGTGGTAGACAAAGACATGCGTGGTCGAATGGTGACATTAGATGCTACAACTGTGTTGGAGCGGCTCAAGATCATGGTGTGTGAGGATTATGGCGAGGAACCTAATTCTGTTAATGTTGAGTTGAGTTATGAGATGGTGAATCAGAGAGGGAATCCTCCCATTATCATCAGCAATGATTGACAAGTAGCTAACTTTATGGGCTATGCGAAGAAGGGTTTAGGTCCTACCTTGTGTGTCACGTTCTCTAGTAGTGGTGTGAATCAAAAGGAACGAGTCAACATCGATTTGAATAAGGAGCCGTGGGATTCAAGTAATATTGAGGATGAGGAAGTTCCTGAAATAAATCCAGCAGATTTTGTCAAAGCGTCAAAGGAGCCTTGTATAAGGAAGGAGCAAGTCGCTGGGGATGGTTGTGGTGACGAAAATGGAGACAGTGAAAACAAAAGTTTTCAAATCCTTACTGAAAAGGATGGTAAATCTTTGCGCCCAGATTTTGTGAAGAAGGATCAAATTTTCAGAAGTAAAATGGTTCTTAAAGCAACAATGGAGATTTGGGCGATGAAGCATCATTTTGATTACACTGTTAACAAATCTACTAGAAAGTGGTGGTACATTCGATGTAAGGATAGATTGTGCAACTGGGCTGTGCGTGCGGGATGTCTGGATGGGTCTACATACTTCATGATCAACAAGTGCGAGGGAAGACATACATGTGCTCCTTCGAAGAGAAGCAAGTTTGGGAAAACAGCATCGGCAAGAACAATTGGGAGTCTGATACAACATCGATTTGATGATTCAAATGAAGGCCCAAAATCAAACGAGATCATTCAATTTATGAGAATGGAGCACAGTGTTGAGATCACTTATTCGCACGCTTGGGAAGCTCGTGAGTTTGCAATAGCAGCTGTTAGAGGTATACCAGATGAAAGTTATGCTAAAATACCTAAATATTTGCATATGATCAAAGAAGCTAATCCTGGTACGCATACTCACTATGAAACTGCTGACGATGGGAGATTCTTGTATCTATTTATGTCGTTTGGGCAATCAGTTAGAGGATTCTACAATACAATGCGTAGGGTGATCGTTGTAGATGGAACgtttctgaaaaataaatacaaaggaGTTCTACTTGTTGCTACTGCTGTTGATGGTAACTCTAATCTGTATCCGTTAGCATTTGGAGTTGTTGATTCAGAGAATGATGATTCATGGGGGTGGTTCTTCAGACAATTGAAAGAGGTTGTTGCTGATTCCAACGACTTAGCTTTTGTTTCGGATAGAAATTCATCAATCGCTAAAGCTATTGCCACTGTCTACCCTCGATCAGCACATGGAATTTGCATTCACCACTTGCTGACCAATGTGGTTAAACATTTTAAGGAGAAGGGGTTGACTGCCTTGGTCGAACAAGCTTCAAAGGCATATAGGTACACTGAATTTCAGGAACGTATCACCGAAATTTTTGATATGAATCCTGAGCTCGGAAGATATCTACGGGAGGCTGATGTGCGAAAATGGGCTCGTTCTGTCTTCCCTGGTTCCAGGTATGACATTAGGACCACAAACCCCGCAGAATCCATAAATTCACTTCTGAAAATACCTAGAGAATATCCGGTTATTCCTTTACTGGATAGTATAAGAGAATTCATGACTCGATGGTTCTACGAGCGTCGCCTGTTAAGCTCTAAACATCTTGATCCTTTAACCGTTAAGGTGGAGAAAAAGATTGATAGGAGAATTGTGAAGGCAAAAGGATTTCAGGTTTACAAGATTGACGACTTCAGATCGCTTGTGAAAGGAGACAAGTATGATTGTCATGTTGATTTGGGAAGAAGAACATGCACATGTGGGAAGTACGATATAGGAAAAATACCTTGCAGACACGCCATTCCTGCAATTTATTCACGAGGTATAGAAGTATAAACACATGAACTTGGGAccaatttaatgtttttttggcAGCTTGGGACCTATTTATTTACCTTATTTATTTACACTATTTTTTTCGCAGGAAGAGAAGTACACAGTTTTACTGATGATGTATACACCACTGCAACGTGGAGAAAAGCCTATGAGGAGTCCATTAATCCAATAGCAGTCCCAGAGTCTGACTGGAATGTCCCAGCAAAGGTTAAAAGTACAAAGGTGTTGCCACCAGATTCAAGAAAGAGTGCTGGTCGACCCGTGAAAAGAAGGTATGAAACAGTAGAAGACAAGATTAGAGCTTCTCAAGGATCAAGCAAGAATAAAAAGCACAAGTGCAGCCGTTGTGGTAACGAAGGACACAAGAGGGGAACTTGCGATTTACCCATTTAGCTTTTATgtgtgttctgttttttttcttatttcccTTGAGACAGATGGATCTTTGATTTAGAAAAAAGTTGATAATTTGTTAATGACAATCTCGTATTTCGCCCAATATTGGTTCTATTATATGTTTATCACcaacaaagaagaagcaacataGTATAGAActtatttcacaaaataaaacagAACAAATTGAGGTCGCACATGACCATCATGCATAGTTAAAGTAGATGAAGATCATCACCAAACAACACAGAAACAAAGCTTTTAGGATCCTTAAGTCGCTAATGCATTTGATAGTCTTCTCTTGGCAACGTGAAACAGCATCTTCCATCTCAACAATTCTACTCTCATGGCATTTCAGCCTCGTCTCACAAGCTTGCATTGATCTCTGAATCTCGGAAGTGTCGACGAGCAGCACGTCAAACAGTTCCTGGAAATCTTCAACCTCCTCAACAACTGACTCATCAGTCCACTTGAACAGATGGGTTTTGTCCTTCATCAAAAACATCCAACAGTTAGTAAGATTAAAACAAGGACACATATCTATAAGTACACGACTTACCATCTCAGATCCCATCGGACAACGATGGAATAATCTTCCCGGATTTGTCACTGTTTTCGAAGTGAAACGAGCCACTTTCTCACCGCACTTGCATCTTGTGGGAATTCCACGTTGTCTGTCGAGTCGATCTGTTGAATAGGATGAAGAATTGACCGAAGACATTATTCACTCGATCTCCAATTTTTCGCCTCTGTATTTCTCTCTGTCGATGAAGAATGAGGAAGAAAATAGAGTAGGTCAAAAATTTAGGCAAAACGACGCCGTTTGATACTCCTATAAGATGTACTATATCTAAGGCAGATCagtaaaaaataagaaaaaaaccacaaaatcatcaTCGGCAATGTAGATTAGTGTACATGAATTAGTGACCAATGTATATGTTGATTATGTTTGAGGTGGCCATGAATTACTGACCGATGACTATATTGGTTATGTTTGAGGTTTGGAGTGTCCTTCGATTAGAGACCTATGTATATTTACCTCATGTTTGGAGTTTAGTTTTCTTTACTAAGGTTAAGgttttatttagggtttagggtttatttaggTTATCATCTTATGATTTAGAGTATATTTAGGTTATCATCTTATGATTTACTAAGGTTAAGggtttatttagggtttagggtatatttagagtttagggtttatttagggtttagggtttatttaggaaaaaacaaagaacaagaAACATGTTCCATAAAAATTCATAACCATAACCCCTGTTATAATAGTCAGATAAATCCGCCAAAATAGAATTTTCGCACATGTtcctaaaaacataaaaataaaatagctaGAGTTTTACCACACAAAGTTTTATCACACAGAGTTTTACCACATAATTATAGCATACACcactaaatagaaaaaaatcagtCTTCTTCAAGGTCAAAGACCTCAGACCTCTCCCATGGTGAAGGTACATATCGAGTCATAGCATCAGCGAAAATGGGATCTTGGGTAGCCTCCCATAATTCCACACCAATCTTTTGTCTGCAACCCTGGATGATTTCGTCATCCACTAAGCTGATGTCGACACCAAGCAGTAGGCACTCCAAGTGTTTGAGTGCGTATACACCGCAATCACAACATGACTTGTTCAATCTCTTCTTCATAGGGACTTCCACAATAGTATATGGTGACAGGAGTAGCTTCTTCTGTCTATCAGGTGGTGCAACGGCCTTCACTATCCTAGGAATCATGTGAGCAAACTTCTCAAGGGATTACCTATTCTTATTCCTTCTCCCACCGCAATCAAAAGCTTCCACTTTTCTTTCAATGATGTTTACGGTGACAGCAATCCAGTGATTACCTGCAATGGacataagtaaatttaagatcaGAAAAGAGAACATGGAAGTGTAGAGGACAAAGTTGATTACCGTTCACAAACAACGGAAAGTATAAACGATCAATATCAACGCCCCAAACTAGATCAGTCCGCCCATGAGATGGAAGTTCTCCTCTCCCGTAACCAAGAAGAAACTCAGGCAATTGGTAAGATTTCTTGTCAGGGTGGAACACATTGTATGCGGCGTTGAGTTGGAGGCTGAAAATAGCGGACATGAAAGCAACACGGGTTGGGCCCCAACGTCCCAAAGATGTGTTAACTCTCCATATAAACATATAAGCATCCATTTCCTGAacattgaaaatttaaataaactcAGCACCAAGAAAGATATATCCATCAAAttagcaaaagaaagaaatcatTACGTCGTTCCCAAGCCATTTTCCAGCACATACTATCCTTGTAGCTACAGTCGAATTGAAGATTGTAGGACCAATTTGCAAAGGTATGGGATTCATAGACCATTGCGTGAATCTGTCCCATGATTCTTCAGAGAAATAATACAGTTGCGACTCAGGAGAATCATCTTGTGGCAATGGTGTATCACTAAGCTGAGGTCCTTTGCCATTTCCTTTAGACCATTTCTTCCACTGTGCTGAACCTCGTGCTGTAGTCATTGGAGTCCACCAATCTTCTTCTTTATCTGTCTGAGATGGATCAACTTCAGGCACATGCGAAGCCTGAGAAAGATTTTCAACGCCTTGAGTACCTATCCCTCGAAAGATATCATCATTTTGACTGAATTTAACTGGACTCGCGATTGCTTCCTGTAAGACACAATGGCAAGACACTTACATAAATATCTTAGTACAAGTTCACCACCATTACATAACAACACAAAAATAACACCACATATCCATcacattaataaaacattacataaaTATCTTAGTACAAGTTCACAACCATTACATAAATTTCAAACAAGACACTTACACATCAAGCACACATCCAAACCGAGACCTTATAAAACACAACAAAATCCAGGCCGATATCATATAAGACAATAACACAAACAGGCACCGAAACCATCTaataaacaagagaaaaaaacattgcAGAGATTGGCGAAGATTAGAGTTTCTTTACCCCTCGTGTGGACCTCCTCAACGGTGGTTGGCTCGTTGTTGCCTTGGAAGGTGAAGGCCCTCCATGCTCAACTTCAACGCTTGCTTCTTTTCGGGAAGCAATGAGGTCCGACTTCATTTGCTCAAAAGTCTCGGACATCTGTTTCTGTAGCCTCTTTTCCATTGCAGAGAAGTTGTCTTCAAACAACTGTGTCACGAAAGCCTTCATGTCTTCGTTAAAAGGCGCTTGCTTTGGTGCACTAGAGAGAACCTTATGCTTCCTTTTTTCCATACCACGATCAGGGACCCTCTTCTTACCCCTTCTTGATGTAGAGCTTACGTTATTTGATCCTTGTGGAGTCTCGAACTCTTCCTCACTCTCAGCTGCTTCAACATTCGCTGGTGCTTCATCATTAAGATCTAAAGAAACCTCAGTTTCTTCAAATTCCCAAATATGCTCACTGAAGTCATGCTTAGCCCGTATCAACTCCATCACAACATTGATCCTGTCATCCTCGACATCATCATCTCTGCGAAATTCCTGACTTTGGATTACAACCATATTCCCTTCCCATGAGATGTATGGGTAGCTGACATCCTACACAAGAAAAGTTATGAAATTTAGATCCTAAAAACTCATTTCAAGCCGCATGGAAGAGTGATTTTAAATACAGAAAATTACCTCTGTTGTAAAGATTTGCTCCAGCCTATTGATCTCATCATATGAAACCTTTGCAGCTCCCCTCCAGTTGATGCATCTAGGACCATTAGCAAAGCTTTTGTCCAGTTTCTTTCCACAAAGCTTCCCAATCTTTGGAACAGCTTCCATAGCCCAAATCTGCAAGGCATAGGAGAATCCATCTAACACATAACTTGTTGTCTTCTCCTTCAGTTTGTGACGGTTTTTGGCTATCGAACTGCAGAGAAGGTCGTAAGCCGCAACTCCCCAAGGATACTTCCGAAACTTCTCGAGATCCATGACCAGTGTGATGTATTTGAGGGGGATATTGGCCTTCTCATCTCTCGCCAAAACCACACAGAGAATGATGGCCAAGTAGATCAGTCTAATGCGATCTGCATTCTTCCACTTCATCACAGCTGCCTTGTCCTTATTCCACAGGTTGAAGAGTGTAATGGATTCATCTTTCCTCTTCAAGACCTTGCTCCAGAAACCACCGTCATATGCATAGTCTTCTAAGTCAATCTTAAGTGAAAGACTAGTCCTGCACTCAAACCCGGTCACTGCGTGGAACTCTTGGAGTGAAAATCGATGTGGCCTTCGAGCGAAAACAAACCACAGCTCGTGCATCATGTAAGTCAGAAGCTCCCTGCACAAGATGCTGTGTATCACTCTCGCGGAGTAGCCAAGACCATTCTCATGAAGCTTGAAAACCTGAGAGAAAACCGGATCTTTCTTCACATCAGCAAACTCCTTTGGCATCCACTTCTCGAACTTCTTGATAATGTAGTCGATCCTGCAGTTGTTATTGATCTGAGTCACTTGGGGCTCGTCGCCCTCATTAAAAATCCTCTTTGGTAGCTCCTCAGACATATCTACAAAGCATGAAAACAATTGTTAGTTCATCATGTAAAAATTATCAACATCCCGAGATGTCAAGTGAAGAACAAACCCGAGGAACAAACAAGTAGAACAATATCTcaaaaaatttctcaaaaaatcgGACAACAACAAGTAGAACAATATCTCAAAAAATCGGACAACAACAACTAGAGGATGTGAAATGAATAACAAACCCAAGGAACAAACCCGAGGAACAAAGTTCAATCAAAGTTAACAAGTAGAAGATGTCAAGTGGTGTACTAGATAATTAACTACCCCGAGAAACAAAGTTCATTCAAAGACAACAAAGCTACGATTGAGATATAAGAAATCGGACAAGAACAATTAcaagttttgaagttttgaagtttatTACTAGATAAGTAACTAACCCGATAATCGGACAAgaacaatcagacaagaacaaTCCCACAAGAACAATTACAAGAACAAACAAGATGCTAGGCAAATCGCTAATCGAAGACAAATCCTTTAAACATGATTTCTCTTTCCCTCGAAGATGATTAACTAACCCAAAGACAAATCttttaaacaaacaaatcaaagtTCAAATCGTGTAAAATGAGAAACAAAAGAAGTAATCACATACCTTGTGAGAAGGAAGAGTCCGATTTCGTCAGGATTGATAAGAGACGAAGAGGAAGAACAGAAGATATTGAAGAGGAAGATGCGGTGAGAAGAGATTAGAGACAAGAGAGATCGAAGAA is a genomic window containing:
- the LOC108808329 gene encoding uncharacterized protein LOC108808329, translating into MGYAKKGLGPTLCVTFSSSGVNQKERVNIDLNKEPWDSSNIEDEEVPEINPADFVKASKEPCIRKEQVAGDGCGDENGDSENKSFQILTEKDGKSLRPDFVKKDQIFRSKMVLKATMEIWAMKHHFDYTVNKSTRKWWYIRCKDRLCNWAVRAGCLDGSTYFMINKCEGRHTCAPSKRSKFGKTASARTIGSLIQHRFDDSNEGPKSNEIIQFMRMEHSVEITYSHAWEAREFAIAAVRGIPDESYAKIPKYLHMIKEANPGTHTHYETADDGRFLYLFMSFGQSVRGFYNTMRRVIVVDGTFLKNKYKGVLLVATAVDGNSNLYPLAFGVVDSENDDSWGWFFRQLKEVVADSNDLAFVSDRNSSIAKAIATVYPRSAHGICIHHLLTNVVKHFKEKGLTALVEQASKAYRYTEFQERITEIFDMNPELGRYLREADVRKWARSVFPGSRYDIRTTNPAESINSLLKIPREYPVIPLLDSIREFMTRWFYERRLLSSKHLDPLTVKVEKKIDRRIVKAKGFQVYKIDDFRSLVKGDKYDCHVDLGRRTCTCGKYDIGKIPCRHAIPAIYSRGREVHSFTDDVYTTATWRKAYEESINPIAVPESDWNVPAKVKSTKVLPPDSRKSAGRPVKRRYETVEDKIRASQGSSKNKKHKCSRCGNEGHKRGTCDLPI
- the LOC130496549 gene encoding uncharacterized protein LOC130496549, yielding MSEELPKRIFNEGDEPQVTQINNNCRIDYIIKKFEKWMPKEFADVKKDPVFSQVFKLHENGLGYSARVIHSILCRELLTYMMHELWFVFARRPHRFSLQEFHAVTGFECRTSLSLKIDLEDYAYDGGFWSKVLKRKDESITLFNLWNKDKAAVMKWKNADRIRLIYLAIILCVVLARDEKANIPLKYITLVMDLEKFRKYPWGVAAYDLLCSSIAKNRHKLKEKTTSYVLDGFSYALQIWAMEAVPKIGKLCGKKLDKSFANGPRCINWRGAAKVSYDEINRLEQIFTTEDVSYPYISWEGNMVVIQSQEFRRDDDVEDDRINVVMELIRAKHDFSEHIWEFEETEVSLDLNDEAPANVEAAESEEEFETPQGSNNVSSTSRRGKKRVPDRGMEKRKHKVLSSAPKQAPFNEDMKAFVTQLFEDNFSAMEKRLQKQMSETFEQMKSDLIASRKEASVEVEHGGPSPSKATTSQPPLRRSTRGEAIASPVKFSQNDDIFRGIGTQGVENLSQASHVPEVDPSQTDKEEDWWTPMTTARGSAQWKKWSKGNGKGPQLSDTPLPQDDSPESQLYYFSEESWDRFTQWSMNPIPLQIGPTIFNSTVATRIVCAGKWLGNDEMDAYMFIWRVNTSLGRWGPTRVAFMSAIFSLQLNAAYNVFHPDKKSYQLPEFLLGYGRGELPSHGRTDLVWGVDIDRLYFPLFVNGNHWIAVTVNIIERKVEAFDCGGRRNKNR
- the LOC108808331 gene encoding uncharacterized protein At4g04775-like; this translates as MSSVNSSSYSTDRLDRQRGIPTRCKCGEKVARFTSKTVTNPGRLFHRCPMGSEMDKTHLFKWTDESVVEEVEDFQELFDVLLVDTSEIQRSMQACETRLKCHESRIVEMEDAVSRCQEKTIKCISDLRILKALFLCCLVMIFIYFNYA